A single Brucella intermedia LMG 3301 DNA region contains:
- a CDS encoding RidA family protein: MTDTIDSRLKNLGISIPEAAAPAANYVPFAQSGSLLLTSGQLPLEGGKLVHTGQIGDELTVAHGQAAARACAVNILAQAKAALGDLGRIKRIVKITAFVASTPDFVEQHLVANGASDLLVAVLGDAGKHARSAVGVASLPLNAPVEIEAIIEVA, from the coding sequence ATGACCGACACGATCGACAGCCGCCTTAAAAATCTGGGTATATCCATCCCTGAAGCCGCCGCACCCGCCGCAAACTATGTTCCTTTTGCCCAAAGCGGCTCTTTGCTGCTCACTTCTGGCCAGCTTCCCCTCGAAGGCGGCAAGCTGGTGCACACTGGCCAGATCGGAGACGAGCTGACAGTTGCGCACGGACAAGCGGCGGCACGCGCCTGTGCTGTCAACATTCTTGCCCAGGCAAAGGCGGCACTGGGCGACCTCGGCCGCATCAAGCGAATTGTAAAAATTACGGCTTTCGTAGCTTCAACGCCCGACTTTGTGGAGCAGCATTTGGTTGCCAATGGCGCATCCGATCTCCTCGTCGCAGTCCTCGGCGACGCTGGCAAACATGCCCGCTCCGCAGTCGGCGTTGCCAGCCTGCCGCTCAACGCACCTGTCGAAATAGAAGCAATCATCGAGGTTGCGTGA
- a CDS encoding AzlD domain-containing protein has product MNWDSFSTWWWPFVFILLAGALPTYLFRVMGVLVGGRVREDSEALVLVRCIATALVAGVIAQLILYPNGELANSPLWLRAGSAVAGFAAFIMTGKRLLVGVLVAEILLVIGLLTL; this is encoded by the coding sequence ATGAACTGGGACAGTTTTTCAACCTGGTGGTGGCCGTTCGTGTTTATCCTGCTGGCAGGAGCGCTGCCAACCTATTTGTTCCGCGTGATGGGAGTGCTGGTTGGCGGGCGGGTACGAGAGGATTCCGAGGCGCTTGTTCTCGTACGATGCATCGCAACCGCGCTGGTTGCAGGCGTTATTGCGCAGCTTATTCTCTATCCCAATGGAGAATTGGCCAACTCGCCGCTGTGGCTGCGCGCTGGTTCCGCCGTGGCAGGATTTGCCGCTTTCATCATGACCGGCAAACGATTGCTGGTCGGTGTTCTGGTCGCGGAAATCCTGCTGGTGATCGGTCTGCTTACACTTTGA
- the eipB gene encoding cell envelope integrity protein EipB, giving the protein MRFFKSAVAASGTAACIWAGFAVAAHAASTVTLVPHRAVYDLTLDRADEKSGISGLTGRMVYEFNGSACEGYTTNFRFVTRIDMEEQPQRVTDQQTTTFEGADGKNFRFVNKTFVDKELVKEVRGDAKLEGGKTVVELSKPKENKLNLKGTQFPTGHMEELIGKAEAGQKFYQTSLFDASEDADRVVATTVVVGKEQALPDDETKIMGKFSKDQVWPITIAYFDDKEKQDGLPIYRINFKLYRNGITRDLTMDYGDFSMRGKLVKLDVYDAAKQAGACK; this is encoded by the coding sequence ATGCGTTTTTTCAAGAGTGCGGTTGCGGCGAGTGGAACGGCTGCTTGTATATGGGCCGGATTTGCGGTTGCCGCTCATGCGGCCTCGACGGTAACGTTGGTTCCACATCGCGCAGTCTATGATCTGACTCTGGATCGAGCCGATGAAAAATCAGGGATCAGTGGTTTGACCGGCCGCATGGTCTATGAGTTTAACGGATCGGCATGTGAAGGCTACACCACCAATTTCCGTTTCGTGACGCGGATCGATATGGAAGAGCAGCCGCAGCGCGTGACCGACCAGCAGACGACGACGTTCGAAGGAGCGGACGGAAAGAACTTTCGCTTCGTCAACAAGACCTTCGTGGACAAAGAACTGGTCAAGGAAGTGCGTGGTGACGCGAAGCTCGAGGGCGGCAAGACCGTCGTCGAGTTGAGCAAGCCGAAGGAAAACAAGCTTAACCTCAAGGGAACGCAATTTCCCACTGGTCATATGGAAGAACTGATCGGCAAGGCGGAGGCCGGGCAGAAATTCTACCAGACATCGCTGTTTGATGCTTCCGAAGATGCCGACCGGGTGGTTGCAACCACCGTTGTCGTCGGCAAGGAACAGGCGCTGCCGGACGACGAGACCAAGATCATGGGCAAGTTTTCCAAGGATCAGGTCTGGCCGATAACGATTGCCTATTTCGATGACAAGGAAAAGCAGGACGGCCTGCCCATCTATCGCATCAATTTCAAGCTTTATCGTAACGGAATTACCCGCGACCTTACCATGGATTATGGAGATTTCTCCATGAGAGGAAAACTCGTGAAGCTTGATGTATACGATGCGGCAAAACAGGCCGGAGCCTGCAAGTAG
- the clpA gene encoding ATP-dependent Clp protease ATP-binding subunit ClpA codes for MPSFSPSLERALHQALTIANERHHEYATLEHLLLALIDDQDAGAVMRACSVDLEHLKRIVTDYIDRELDNLVTGYDEDSKPTAAFQRVIQRAVIHVQSSNREEVTGANVLVAIFAERESHAAYFLQEQQMTRYDAVNYISHGISKRPQSSETRPPRGAESPSEERTSTEQEESAKKKQDALSAYCVNLNEKAKAGRIDPLIGRDSEISRTIQVLCRRSKNNPLYVGDPGVGKTAIAEGLAKRIVEGQVPEALADATIFSLDMGTLLAGTRYRGDFEERLKQVVKELEEYPGAVLFIDEIHTVIGAGATSGGAMDASNLLKPALSSGAIRCIGSTTYKEYRQFFEKDRALVRRFQKIDVNEPSIPDAIEIMKGLKPYFEDFHKVKYTVDAIKTAVELSARYISDRKLPDKAIDVIDETGASQMLLPENKRKKTIGVKEIEATIATMARIPPKSVSKDDEQVLSHLDAELKRVVYGQDLAIEALSASIKLARAGLREPDKPIGSYLFSGPTGVGKTEVAKQLASSLGVELLRFDMSEYMERHTVSRLIGAPPGYVGFDQGGLLTDGVDQHPHCVLLLDEIEKAHPDLFNILLQVMDHGSLTDHNGKKIDFRNVILIMTTNAGASDMAKAAIGFGSTRREGDDMEAINRLFTPEFRNRLDAIIPFGPLPVPVIHQVVQKFVLQLEAQLAERGVTFELTEGAIAWLADKGYDERMGARPLGRVIQEHIKKPLADEVLFGKLKHGGTVRVDVVTKPDGKTDLSLESVADKPVSPKKDIPAEKKQLQRKKAAPKKAEKEKVLAGKDDPAPKTSSKSSATKSSVPKVPRKK; via the coding sequence ATGCCATCGTTCTCCCCAAGCCTTGAAAGGGCCCTGCATCAAGCCCTCACAATAGCAAACGAGCGGCATCACGAATATGCGACGCTCGAACACCTTTTGCTTGCCTTGATCGACGATCAGGATGCGGGCGCAGTGATGCGTGCCTGCAGCGTCGACCTTGAGCATCTCAAGCGTATCGTTACCGATTATATTGATCGCGAACTTGATAACCTGGTCACGGGGTATGATGAAGATTCCAAACCCACTGCCGCGTTTCAGAGGGTCATCCAGCGTGCGGTCATCCATGTGCAGTCCTCGAACCGTGAGGAAGTGACTGGCGCGAACGTGCTGGTTGCCATCTTTGCGGAACGGGAAAGCCATGCTGCCTATTTTCTCCAGGAACAGCAGATGACCCGTTACGACGCCGTGAATTATATTTCGCACGGCATTTCCAAACGTCCGCAGAGCAGCGAAACCCGTCCGCCTCGCGGCGCGGAGAGCCCGAGCGAAGAACGGACAAGCACCGAGCAGGAAGAAAGTGCGAAGAAAAAGCAGGACGCGCTGTCGGCTTACTGCGTCAATCTCAATGAGAAAGCCAAGGCTGGACGCATCGATCCACTGATCGGACGTGACAGCGAAATCAGCCGGACCATTCAGGTGCTTTGCCGCCGTTCGAAGAATAATCCGCTTTATGTGGGCGATCCGGGTGTCGGCAAAACCGCCATCGCCGAAGGTCTCGCCAAGCGGATTGTTGAAGGACAGGTGCCCGAGGCGCTGGCCGACGCGACGATATTCTCGCTCGACATGGGTACGCTTCTGGCTGGCACCCGTTATCGTGGTGACTTTGAAGAACGCCTGAAGCAGGTCGTCAAGGAACTCGAGGAGTATCCGGGTGCGGTCCTGTTCATCGATGAAATTCACACGGTCATCGGCGCTGGCGCTACCTCAGGGGGCGCAATGGACGCGTCGAACCTGTTGAAGCCTGCGCTTTCGTCGGGCGCTATCCGCTGCATCGGATCCACCACCTATAAGGAATATCGTCAGTTCTTCGAGAAAGATCGCGCCTTAGTGCGTCGTTTCCAAAAGATCGATGTCAACGAGCCTTCGATCCCGGATGCGATTGAAATCATGAAGGGGCTGAAGCCTTACTTCGAGGATTTCCACAAGGTCAAATACACCGTCGATGCCATCAAGACGGCAGTGGAATTGTCTGCGCGTTATATTTCGGATCGCAAGCTGCCTGACAAGGCAATCGACGTGATTGACGAAACGGGCGCCAGCCAGATGCTCTTGCCTGAGAACAAGCGCAAAAAGACCATCGGCGTAAAGGAAATCGAAGCGACAATCGCAACGATGGCCCGTATCCCGCCGAAATCGGTGTCGAAGGATGACGAACAAGTTCTGTCACATCTGGATGCCGAGCTGAAGCGCGTCGTCTACGGTCAGGATCTGGCAATCGAAGCTCTGTCGGCCTCAATCAAGCTCGCCCGTGCAGGACTGCGTGAACCGGACAAGCCAATCGGCTCTTATCTGTTCTCCGGCCCTACTGGCGTCGGCAAGACGGAAGTCGCCAAGCAACTGGCAAGTTCGCTCGGTGTCGAACTGCTGCGTTTCGATATGTCGGAATATATGGAGCGCCATACCGTCTCGCGGCTTATTGGTGCCCCTCCCGGCTATGTCGGATTCGATCAGGGCGGTCTTCTGACAGATGGGGTCGATCAGCATCCGCATTGCGTGCTGCTGCTCGATGAAATCGAGAAGGCGCATCCCGACCTGTTCAACATCCTGTTGCAGGTAATGGATCATGGCTCGCTGACCGATCATAACGGCAAGAAGATCGACTTCCGCAATGTGATCCTGATCATGACCACCAATGCTGGTGCGTCGGATATGGCCAAGGCAGCAATCGGTTTTGGTTCCACACGTCGCGAAGGCGATGACATGGAAGCGATCAACCGTCTGTTTACGCCGGAATTCCGTAACCGACTGGATGCGATCATTCCGTTCGGCCCGCTGCCGGTTCCGGTCATCCATCAGGTAGTGCAGAAGTTTGTGCTTCAGCTTGAAGCACAGCTTGCTGAACGCGGTGTGACTTTCGAACTGACCGAAGGTGCAATCGCCTGGCTGGCCGACAAGGGATACGACGAGCGCATGGGTGCACGTCCGCTGGGCCGGGTTATCCAGGAGCACATCAAGAAGCCATTGGCCGATGAAGTGCTGTTCGGAAAACTCAAGCACGGCGGCACGGTTCGCGTGGACGTGGTGACCAAGCCTGACGGAAAAACCGATCTGTCGTTGGAAAGTGTCGCCGACAAGCCGGTCAGTCCGAAAAAGGACATTCCGGCTGAAAAGAAGCAGTTGCAACGCAAGAAGGCTGCTCCGAAGAAGGCTGAAAAGGAAAAAGTGCTGGCGGGCAAGGACGACCCGGCACCCAAAACGTCCTCGAAGTCTTCGGCGACCAAGTCCTCGGTGCCGAAGGTGCCGCGCAAGAAATAG
- a CDS encoding HIT family protein yields the protein MPATYDDNNIFAKILRGEIPSTRVYETDDVVAFMDVMPQGTGHTLVVPKAPSRNLLDAKPETLANVIQVVQKIAQAVKTAFNADGVTVMQFNEPASGQTVYHLHFHVIPRFEGVALKPHTGQMEDAAVLSANAEKIRAAI from the coding sequence ATGCCCGCTACCTACGACGACAATAATATCTTCGCCAAGATTCTGCGCGGTGAAATTCCATCCACCCGTGTTTATGAAACCGACGATGTCGTTGCCTTCATGGATGTGATGCCGCAAGGCACGGGCCACACGCTGGTCGTGCCAAAGGCACCTTCCCGCAACCTGCTCGATGCCAAGCCGGAAACCCTCGCGAACGTTATTCAGGTTGTGCAAAAAATCGCACAGGCCGTAAAAACGGCTTTCAACGCCGATGGGGTAACGGTCATGCAATTCAACGAACCTGCATCCGGCCAGACCGTCTATCACCTGCACTTCCATGTGATCCCGCGTTTTGAAGGCGTCGCGCTCAAGCCCCATACGGGGCAGATGGAAGACGCCGCAGTTCTTTCAGCAAACGCTGAAAAAATCCGCGCAGCAATTTGA
- a CDS encoding glycerophosphodiester phosphodiesterase produces the protein MTSIDWIKKRPVAHRGLHDLNKERWENTLSAFEAAAKAGFAIECDVHLTRDGGVIVFHDDELKRLAGREGYISDLTLAEATALKVGGTADHVPTLRQMLDLVDGRVPLVIELKGIEGKDDGLVAAVAKELASYKGEAAIMSFDHHLIRRFAADAPGIPGGLTAEGTRTEDFERHFSMLAHGISFVSYNVHHLPNPFVTFVQKKLHMPVISWTVRDREMQKHSDLNVDQITFEGFDPRALLA, from the coding sequence ATGACGTCCATTGACTGGATCAAGAAGCGCCCCGTCGCTCATCGTGGATTGCACGATCTTAACAAGGAACGCTGGGAAAACACCCTCTCGGCGTTTGAGGCGGCAGCCAAAGCAGGATTCGCCATTGAATGCGATGTTCATCTCACCCGTGATGGCGGCGTGATCGTCTTTCATGATGACGAGCTGAAGCGTCTCGCCGGTCGCGAAGGCTACATCAGCGATTTGACGCTTGCCGAAGCGACCGCGCTCAAGGTCGGCGGCACCGCCGATCATGTGCCGACGCTTCGTCAGATGCTGGATCTGGTCGATGGCCGTGTTCCTCTTGTCATCGAATTGAAGGGCATAGAAGGTAAGGATGACGGTCTGGTGGCCGCCGTTGCCAAAGAACTGGCGTCTTATAAGGGCGAAGCGGCGATCATGTCTTTCGATCACCACCTGATCCGCCGCTTTGCAGCAGATGCGCCGGGAATCCCGGGAGGGCTTACCGCCGAAGGTACCCGCACGGAAGATTTTGAAAGACATTTCTCCATGCTGGCGCATGGCATTTCCTTCGTATCCTATAACGTGCATCATCTGCCCAACCCGTTCGTCACTTTCGTTCAGAAGAAGTTGCACATGCCGGTGATCAGTTGGACAGTTCGAGATCGCGAAATGCAGAAGCATAGCGATCTCAATGTCGATCAGATCACGTTCGAAGGTTTTGATCCACGCGCCCTGTTAGCTTGA
- the clpS gene encoding ATP-dependent Clp protease adapter ClpS has translation MQSKTDGGNGPENGTVVVTRTQPKTKKPSLYRVLLLNDDYTPMEFVVHVLQRFFQKNRDDATRIMLHVHNHGVGECGVFTYEVAETKVSQVMDFARQNQHPLQCVMEKK, from the coding sequence ATGCAAAGCAAGACCGACGGCGGGAATGGTCCGGAAAACGGCACCGTTGTGGTCACGCGCACGCAGCCGAAGACCAAGAAACCCAGCCTCTATCGTGTCCTGCTCCTCAACGACGACTACACACCCATGGAGTTCGTCGTTCATGTCCTGCAGCGGTTTTTCCAGAAGAACCGGGATGATGCCACGCGCATCATGCTGCATGTTCACAATCACGGGGTCGGCGAGTGCGGCGTATTTACATACGAAGTCGCCGAAACCAAAGTCAGCCAGGTCATGGATTTCGCCCGCCAAAACCAGCATCCGCTGCAATGCGTGATGGAGAAAAAGTGA
- a CDS encoding GNAT family N-acetyltransferase, producing MNDEDPRNEQSFVLRVVENISEFTKDEWSSLVGASRQDANYNPFITRNFLLALEESGSVSRKAGWLPKHLRLEDDRGSLIGVVPNYLKGHSQGEYVFDHGWADAFERAGGRYYPKFQAAVPFTPATGPRLINHVAYESETVRLALAGGLRELADQTGVSSAHVTFALPDEIIALERAGFLHRTDQQFHFKNNNFKSYDDFLSELVSRKRKALKKERREALSDGIEIDWLTGSDLTEAVWDDFFAFYIDTGSRKWGRPYLNRQFFSLIGESMAEDILLIMAKRNGHYIAGAINFIGGDTLFGRHWGCIEDHPYLHFEVCYHQAIDFAIDRKLSVVEAGAQGEHKIARGYVPVTTHSAHYIVHEGFRNAVRDYLEHERREVEQIQSALHEHSPFRDA from the coding sequence GTGAACGACGAAGACCCGCGGAATGAGCAAAGCTTCGTTCTCCGTGTCGTTGAGAATATCAGCGAATTCACGAAGGACGAATGGAGCAGTCTTGTCGGGGCTTCCCGACAGGACGCGAACTACAATCCCTTCATTACCCGTAACTTCCTGTTGGCTCTGGAAGAGTCGGGCTCGGTTTCCCGAAAGGCGGGCTGGCTTCCGAAGCATTTGCGCCTTGAAGACGATCGGGGCAGTCTCATCGGAGTGGTGCCAAATTATCTCAAAGGACATAGCCAGGGCGAATATGTCTTCGACCACGGCTGGGCGGATGCTTTTGAGCGCGCCGGAGGCCGATATTACCCCAAATTTCAGGCAGCAGTGCCCTTCACTCCAGCTACCGGCCCGCGCCTTATCAATCACGTCGCTTATGAAAGCGAAACGGTTCGACTGGCGCTGGCTGGCGGATTGCGGGAACTGGCGGACCAGACCGGTGTTTCATCGGCGCATGTTACATTTGCACTGCCCGATGAGATCATCGCACTGGAGCGCGCAGGCTTTCTCCATCGCACTGATCAGCAGTTTCACTTTAAAAACAACAACTTTAAAAGCTATGATGACTTTCTGAGCGAACTTGTATCCCGGAAACGCAAAGCGTTAAAAAAAGAACGCCGCGAGGCTTTGTCGGACGGCATAGAAATCGACTGGCTGACCGGCAGCGACCTCACGGAAGCCGTCTGGGATGATTTCTTTGCGTTTTATATCGATACGGGCAGCCGCAAATGGGGTCGGCCCTATCTGAACAGACAGTTCTTTTCGCTGATCGGCGAAAGTATGGCCGAGGACATTCTGCTCATCATGGCAAAACGCAACGGGCATTATATCGCCGGTGCAATCAATTTCATCGGGGGTGACACGCTCTTCGGCCGGCACTGGGGCTGCATTGAAGATCATCCCTACCTGCATTTTGAGGTTTGCTATCATCAGGCAATCGATTTTGCCATCGATCGAAAACTGAGTGTCGTGGAGGCAGGCGCACAAGGCGAGCATAAAATCGCGCGCGGTTATGTGCCGGTCACGACCCATTCGGCGCATTATATTGTCCATGAAGGTTTTCGGAATGCAGTGCGTGATTATCTTGAGCATGAGCGCCGCGAAGTCGAGCAAATCCAGAGCGCTTTGCATGAACACTCCCCATTCAGGGACGCATGA
- a CDS encoding DUF1489 family protein, with protein sequence MALNLVKLCVGCDSIEDLAAWIDFRLAEQRAAGLVPEQFHTTRMVPKRIDELLEGGSLYWVIKGNVQCRQRLLDVRPFTDEQGINRCHLVLEPKVIPTEWQPRRAFQGWRYLNDNEVPRDESAGKAGRAALPAELRQELAALGLL encoded by the coding sequence ATGGCTCTCAATCTCGTTAAACTTTGCGTCGGCTGCGACAGTATTGAAGATCTTGCGGCTTGGATCGATTTTCGCCTGGCGGAACAGCGCGCTGCCGGCCTCGTGCCGGAACAGTTCCATACAACGAGGATGGTGCCCAAGCGGATCGACGAGCTGCTGGAGGGCGGCTCGCTCTACTGGGTTATCAAGGGTAATGTCCAATGCCGTCAGCGATTGCTGGATGTGCGCCCGTTCACGGATGAGCAGGGTATCAATCGCTGTCATCTGGTTTTGGAGCCTAAGGTCATTCCGACCGAGTGGCAGCCGCGCCGTGCGTTCCAGGGTTGGCGCTATCTGAATGACAATGAAGTCCCGCGTGACGAGTCCGCCGGTAAGGCAGGCAGGGCTGCCTTACCTGCAGAATTGCGGCAGGAACTGGCGGCGCTCGGATTGCTGTAG
- a CDS encoding D-alanyl-D-alanine carboxypeptidase family protein, whose protein sequence is MRTAFSKVAYALKRAAQATLLLAVVTGCSTASTTIPAIAAGDRYAAIVIDANTGKTLFASNADAQRYPASLTKMMTLYMLFEAMQAGRMSKDTRIPVSAYAAARPPTKIGFRPGQSIRAEDAALAMITKSANDVATAVGEYLGGSEERFAQMMTAKARRLGMRNTTFRNASGLPNMAQHTTARDMAILSIALRQHFPNEFSYFSRRSFVFRGQTINGHNRLLGRVEGVDGIKTGYTNASGYNLASSVSLDGRRLVAVVMGGNTGASRDAHMAQLIRKYLPMATRSRNAAPLVAMRNDAPQVVASVDLPKAKHAPVPVTREAAAVEDFINNESGEGDSDQPQVLALAAPTARPAALAAQAAIRPTPKAAVPSAQAQDVDPVTTASAPAAGGWAIQIGSLPSEGQARDMLAKASATAGGTLRAASPYTETFSKGSATFYRARFVGFSSKQAAWDACASLKKKNFGCYAVAN, encoded by the coding sequence GTGCGTACCGCATTTAGTAAAGTCGCATATGCCTTGAAAAGAGCGGCACAAGCCACCCTTCTTCTTGCAGTTGTAACGGGGTGTTCGACAGCTTCGACAACAATACCGGCGATAGCGGCGGGTGACCGATACGCAGCCATCGTAATTGATGCGAACACCGGCAAGACGCTGTTCGCCTCGAATGCGGATGCACAGCGCTATCCTGCCTCCCTCACCAAGATGATGACCCTCTACATGCTGTTCGAGGCCATGCAGGCAGGTCGCATGAGCAAGGATACCCGTATCCCCGTTTCCGCTTATGCGGCTGCGCGTCCGCCCACGAAAATCGGTTTCCGTCCGGGACAGAGTATCCGTGCTGAAGATGCAGCCCTGGCCATGATCACGAAGTCGGCCAATGACGTAGCGACAGCGGTTGGAGAATATCTCGGGGGGTCGGAAGAACGCTTTGCCCAGATGATGACCGCAAAGGCGCGTCGTCTCGGCATGCGCAACACGACTTTCCGTAACGCGTCGGGCTTGCCGAACATGGCGCAGCATACAACTGCACGTGACATGGCAATCCTCAGCATTGCGCTTCGCCAGCATTTCCCGAATGAATTCTCCTATTTCTCGCGCCGCAGCTTCGTTTTCCGCGGCCAGACCATCAATGGTCACAACCGTTTGCTCGGTCGCGTTGAAGGCGTCGACGGCATCAAGACCGGCTATACCAATGCATCCGGCTATAATCTGGCCTCATCGGTCAGTCTCGACGGCCGTAGGCTCGTGGCAGTCGTGATGGGCGGCAATACCGGCGCAAGCCGTGACGCCCATATGGCGCAGCTCATTCGCAAATATCTTCCTATGGCGACACGTAGCCGTAACGCTGCTCCGCTCGTAGCTATGCGCAACGATGCTCCGCAGGTCGTCGCCTCGGTCGATCTTCCCAAGGCGAAGCACGCGCCCGTTCCGGTGACACGCGAGGCCGCGGCTGTGGAAGATTTCATCAACAATGAAAGCGGCGAAGGCGACAGCGATCAGCCACAGGTTCTGGCGCTCGCAGCTCCAACGGCTCGCCCTGCGGCGCTCGCCGCACAGGCTGCGATCCGTCCAACGCCAAAGGCAGCTGTTCCATCAGCGCAGGCTCAGGACGTCGATCCGGTTACAACCGCATCTGCGCCCGCTGCTGGTGGCTGGGCCATCCAGATCGGCTCCCTGCCGAGCGAAGGCCAGGCACGTGACATGCTGGCCAAGGCGTCTGCCACGGCAGGGGGCACCCTGCGCGCAGCGTCTCCCTATACCGAGACGTTCAGTAAGGGCAGCGCAACTTTCTACCGCGCCCGCTTTGTCGGCTTCTCTTCCAAGCAGGCTGCATGGGACGCATGCGCCTCGCTCAAGAAGAAAAATTTCGGCTGCTATGCGGTCGCGAACTAA
- the rpsB gene encoding 30S ribosomal protein S2, with translation MALPDFSMRQLLEAGVHFGHQTHRWNPKMAPYIYGDRNNIHILDLSQTVPLLHNALKIVSDTVARGGRVLFVGTKRQASDIIADAANRSAQYYVNARWLGGMMTNWKTISNSIQRLRKLDELLAGEAQGFTKKERLNLEREREKLDRALGGIKDMGSVPDLMFIIDTNKEAIAIQEAKRLGIPVVAVIDSNCDPDQIDYPIPGNDDAARAIALYCDLIARAALDGIARQQGAMGIDIGAQAEAPVEPALEAPAEGA, from the coding sequence ATGGCATTGCCTGATTTCAGCATGCGCCAGCTTCTGGAAGCTGGTGTTCACTTCGGCCACCAGACCCACCGCTGGAACCCGAAAATGGCACCATACATCTATGGTGACCGCAACAATATCCACATTCTCGATCTGTCCCAGACCGTTCCTCTGCTGCACAACGCGCTGAAGATCGTTTCGGACACGGTTGCCCGCGGCGGTCGCGTTCTGTTCGTCGGCACGAAGCGCCAGGCTTCGGACATCATTGCCGATGCTGCCAATCGTTCGGCTCAGTATTACGTCAATGCACGCTGGCTTGGCGGCATGATGACGAACTGGAAGACGATCTCCAACTCGATCCAGCGTCTGCGCAAGCTCGACGAACTGCTGGCTGGCGAAGCTCAGGGCTTCACCAAGAAGGAACGCCTCAACCTTGAGCGCGAGCGTGAAAAGCTTGACCGCGCCCTCGGCGGTATCAAGGACATGGGCTCGGTCCCGGACCTGATGTTCATCATCGACACCAACAAGGAAGCGATTGCCATTCAGGAAGCCAAGCGTCTTGGTATTCCGGTCGTTGCCGTGATCGATTCGAACTGCGATCCGGACCAGATCGATTACCCGATCCCGGGCAACGATGACGCCGCACGCGCTATCGCCCTGTATTGCGATCTGATTGCCCGCGCTGCTCTCGACGGCATTGCGCGTCAGCAGGGCGCGATGGGCATCGACATCGGTGCGCAGGCTGAGGCTCCGGTAGAACCAGCCCTCGAAGCTCCGGCTGAAGGCGCTTAA